The Sphingomonas sanxanigenens DSM 19645 = NX02 genome includes a region encoding these proteins:
- a CDS encoding SLC13 family permease, translating into MTVDQILTLLVLGAVVLVLIFDRLRADVAALTGAAALLMAGVVRPVDLQGAFASPAIVALASLFVIAYALELSGLLDRAIERGTAMCRRLGAKGIWLLLAMIGCVSCVLNSTPIVVLGAPVIRDVANALGLSPKRFLMPLAYVTVLSGCCTLIGTSTNLLVDDMARVAGQPRFGMFEITPVGLAVALSGGLYLFLFSNRLLGGVHADDRRDGDPAPPTPSHIASAQVGDASLFAERRPLQPVKALTAFAVFAGAVALAALNVAPIAATAFGGAVLLILLRVISADQAYSGLKPEILMLIAGMVVIGIAMEQSGLAAAASGILIAGVDGLSPLVALIVLYLVTMVLTELLSNATVAVLVTPVAVALAESLGVSPRPFLVAVMMAASAAFATPFGYQTNVLVYQMAGYRYMDFVRVGLPLNLITCAAAIAAISMFFPF; encoded by the coding sequence ATGACGGTCGATCAGATCCTGACGCTGCTCGTGCTTGGGGCTGTCGTGCTCGTGCTGATCTTCGATCGGCTGCGGGCGGACGTGGCGGCGCTGACCGGCGCGGCGGCGCTGCTGATGGCGGGCGTCGTCCGGCCGGTGGATCTGCAGGGCGCCTTCGCCAGCCCCGCGATCGTCGCGCTCGCCTCGCTGTTCGTCATCGCCTACGCGCTCGAACTGTCGGGCCTGCTCGATCGCGCGATCGAACGCGGCACGGCGATGTGCCGGCGGCTCGGCGCCAAGGGCATCTGGCTGCTGCTCGCGATGATCGGATGCGTTTCCTGCGTCCTCAACAGCACGCCCATCGTCGTGCTCGGCGCGCCGGTCATCCGCGATGTCGCCAACGCGCTCGGTCTCTCGCCCAAGCGCTTCCTCATGCCGCTCGCCTATGTGACCGTGCTGAGCGGTTGCTGCACGCTGATCGGCACCTCCACCAACCTGCTGGTGGACGATATGGCGCGCGTCGCCGGCCAGCCGCGCTTCGGCATGTTCGAGATCACGCCGGTCGGGCTGGCGGTGGCGCTGTCGGGCGGGCTCTACCTGTTCCTGTTCAGCAACCGCCTGCTGGGGGGCGTGCATGCCGACGACCGGCGCGACGGCGATCCTGCGCCGCCCACGCCCTCGCACATCGCCAGCGCGCAAGTGGGCGATGCCAGCCTCTTCGCGGAGCGTCGCCCGCTCCAGCCGGTGAAGGCGCTGACCGCCTTCGCCGTGTTCGCCGGCGCGGTGGCGCTCGCCGCGCTCAACGTCGCGCCGATCGCGGCGACCGCGTTCGGCGGGGCGGTGCTGCTGATCCTGTTGCGCGTGATCAGCGCCGATCAGGCCTATAGCGGGCTCAAGCCCGAGATCCTGATGCTGATCGCCGGCATGGTCGTGATCGGCATCGCGATGGAACAGAGCGGCCTCGCCGCCGCCGCCTCGGGGATCCTGATCGCCGGCGTCGACGGGCTCAGCCCGCTGGTGGCGCTGATCGTGCTCTATCTGGTGACGATGGTGCTGACCGAACTGCTCTCCAACGCCACGGTCGCGGTGCTGGTGACGCCGGTCGCCGTGGCGCTGGCCGAGAGCCTGGGCGTCAGCCCCCGGCCGTTCCTCGTCGCGGTGATGATGGCGGCGAGCGCGGCGTTCGCGACGCCGTTCGGCTATCAGACCAATGTGCTGGTCTACCAGATGGCCGGCTATCGCTACATGGACTTCGTCCGCGTCGGCCTGCCGCTCAACCTGATCACCTGCGCCGCCGCGATCGCCGCGATCAGCATGTTCTTTCCGTTCTGA
- a CDS encoding SDR family NAD(P)-dependent oxidoreductase has protein sequence MRRFQNRAILVSGGASGIGRATAARLVEEGAQVLCADINLAGAEETAASLAGTGAESGGSCAAIALDVTDPAACDAAVAAAVERFGRLDGLANVAGIGCFGHVATTSDAEWARVIAVNLSGVFRMTRAALPPLTETKGAIVNIASAAGLVATPYAAAYSASKSGVLGLTRTVAAEYATRGLRVNAICPGAVDTPLIAGGFDAIDGVDMGLFSRMTPLLGPMAQPADIAAAVAFLLSDDARFVTGAVLAVDGGQTAI, from the coding sequence ATGCGACGCTTCCAGAACCGCGCCATCCTCGTCTCCGGCGGCGCTTCCGGCATCGGCCGGGCGACGGCGGCGCGGCTGGTGGAGGAGGGCGCGCAGGTGCTGTGCGCCGACATCAACCTCGCCGGCGCGGAGGAGACCGCCGCCAGCCTCGCCGGCACGGGCGCGGAGAGCGGCGGCAGTTGCGCCGCGATCGCGCTCGACGTGACCGACCCGGCCGCGTGCGACGCTGCGGTGGCGGCGGCGGTCGAACGCTTCGGCCGGCTGGACGGGCTTGCCAATGTCGCCGGCATCGGCTGCTTCGGCCATGTCGCGACGACCAGCGACGCCGAATGGGCGCGGGTGATCGCCGTCAACCTCTCCGGCGTGTTCCGGATGACCCGCGCCGCGCTGCCGCCGCTGACGGAGACCAAGGGTGCGATCGTCAACATCGCCAGCGCCGCCGGCCTCGTCGCGACGCCCTATGCCGCGGCCTATTCCGCGTCCAAGAGCGGCGTCCTCGGCCTTACCCGCACCGTCGCCGCGGAATATGCGACGCGCGGGCTGCGCGTGAACGCGATCTGCCCCGGCGCGGTCGACACCCCCCTCATCGCCGGCGGCTTCGACGCGATCGACGGCGTCGACATGGGCCTGTTCAGCCGCATGACCCCGCTGCTCGGGCCGATGGCGCAACCGGCGGATATCGCGGCGGCGGTAGCGTTTCTGCTGTCGGACGATGCGCGGTTCGTGACGGGGGCGGTGCTGGCGGTGGATGGCGGGCAGACGGCGATCTGA
- a CDS encoding 12-oxophytodienoate reductase, whose amino-acid sequence MSDASNPRDALFTPFHSRTLNLPNRIIMSPMGRAHAAAGRPHPDYASYFRRRAEGGVALAITGAAAIAHDLADYDGTGPHFFGDDALDGWSEVLAEVHAAGGKLMPQLWHTGMARKTETLGGAPAIGPSGYAIADLEARRGPSGSAMDGLDMAAVAEAFALSAAAAQARGFDGVEIHAGHGFLLDQFLWPATNRRGDVYGGPPENRARFPAEVIAACRAAVGPDFPILLRLSQFKIDAYEARIAETPEELGRLLAPLVAAGADILHCSQREAWEPAFAGDPRNLAAWAKALTGLPTIAVGSIGLGGLFTEEEAATPGASLPGVSLARLDAVAEALAAGDFDLLAVGRSLLADPEWPAKVRDGREADLRPLDLAALTTLV is encoded by the coding sequence ATGAGCGACGCTTCGAACCCCCGCGACGCGCTCTTCACCCCGTTTCACTCCCGCACCCTCAACCTGCCCAACCGCATCATCATGTCGCCGATGGGCCGCGCCCACGCCGCCGCCGGCCGGCCGCACCCGGATTATGCCAGCTATTTCCGCCGCCGCGCCGAGGGCGGCGTCGCGCTCGCCATCACCGGCGCCGCCGCGATCGCGCACGACCTCGCCGATTATGACGGCACCGGCCCGCATTTCTTCGGCGACGATGCGCTCGACGGCTGGAGCGAGGTGCTGGCGGAGGTTCACGCTGCCGGCGGCAAGCTGATGCCGCAGCTCTGGCACACCGGCATGGCGCGCAAGACCGAGACCCTGGGCGGCGCCCCCGCGATCGGCCCCTCCGGCTATGCCATCGCCGATCTGGAGGCGCGGCGCGGCCCCAGCGGATCAGCGATGGACGGGCTGGACATGGCGGCGGTTGCCGAGGCCTTCGCCCTGTCCGCGGCGGCAGCGCAGGCGCGCGGGTTCGACGGGGTGGAGATCCACGCCGGCCACGGCTTCCTGCTCGACCAGTTCCTGTGGCCCGCCACCAACCGCCGCGGCGACGTCTATGGCGGCCCGCCGGAAAACCGCGCGCGCTTCCCGGCGGAGGTGATCGCCGCCTGCCGCGCCGCGGTCGGCCCCGACTTCCCGATCCTGCTGCGCCTCTCGCAGTTCAAGATCGACGCCTATGAGGCGCGCATCGCCGAGACGCCTGAGGAGCTTGGCCGGCTGCTCGCGCCGCTGGTCGCGGCCGGGGCGGACATCCTCCATTGCTCGCAGCGCGAGGCGTGGGAACCGGCTTTCGCCGGCGATCCGCGCAACCTCGCCGCCTGGGCGAAGGCGCTCACCGGCCTGCCGACGATCGCGGTCGGCTCGATCGGTCTCGGCGGGCTGTTTACGGAGGAGGAAGCCGCGACCCCCGGCGCCAGCCTGCCCGGCGTGTCGCTGGCGCGGCTGGACGCGGTGGCGGAAGCGCTGGCGGCGGGCGACTTCGACCTGCTCGCGGTCGGCCGCTCGTTGCTCGCCGATCCCGAATGGCCGGCGAAGGTGCGCGACGGGCGCGAGGCGGACTTGCGCCCGCTCGATCTGGCGGCGCTGACGACCTTGGTGTGA
- a CDS encoding TonB-dependent receptor, whose protein sequence is MRRGWLVAGVAVLAWPGMVAAQEAEQRQEPLEFIYSSARITKDDIVVTARRREESAQDVPIALTALSGAQVTVPGTIGLAQVQQLAPSLQLTATNPRNTNINIRGLGATPAFASLGLEYGAGVYVDQVYYSRPAQTAFDLYDLQRVEVLRGPQGTLFGKNTTAGAISLTTEAPSFTPGFRGEISLGNYRTLQARATGTAPITDSIAVRLTVTNTLRDKGFQTIPRQGGRRVHDLASFGARGQILFDNHDAFSLRLIGDYSSLEQDCCTGVTTTIRTTRIDGTALPNNFLIRTARAGYAPLPIDPDARQLETNRPFSVDMETYGGTAIADYDLGAATITSVTGWRKLDYKPATDGDVIGLDIFENAGVRETQEQFSQELRVASNGKRTIDYVAGLYYFWQRIDDRFFTIYGRDAALWILGPATPGGTAPSVGGQAALNGLFADGSATARTRSYAAFGEATWNIADTLSLTGGLRYTHEKKDGAFGQIQRGPALTPGEVLLGAQAIRNAFAANIPTFLAETREDNLSGRATASWKPVEGVLAYVTYARGFKSGGLNLNATAAPSVIDPEKVQNWEAGLKTQFLDDRVTLNLAAFTQTVRNYQSQQIDTRIAQTAYIANVGTVRSRGLEMDVRVRPVTGLSLFASGAYTDATYRSFTNAPCPVEYLGLATVCDLSGRRLPGVSKWAASVGGEYRAALGNGHEIVFAADHAYRSSFYTTYNLAADSLAGSYHVTNASIGLRAADGQWGVALFARNLFDTTYESIINPSAFNTGQSTAILGDPRTWGVTLRTAL, encoded by the coding sequence ATGCGGAGAGGGTGGCTGGTCGCGGGTGTGGCGGTGCTGGCGTGGCCCGGCATGGTCGCGGCGCAGGAGGCGGAGCAACGGCAGGAGCCGCTCGAGTTCATCTACTCATCCGCTCGCATCACCAAAGACGACATCGTGGTCACCGCGCGGCGGCGCGAGGAGAGTGCACAGGATGTGCCGATCGCGCTGACCGCGCTCAGCGGGGCGCAGGTGACGGTGCCGGGGACGATCGGCCTCGCGCAGGTGCAGCAGCTTGCGCCCAGCCTGCAGCTCACCGCCACCAACCCGCGCAACACCAACATCAACATCCGCGGGCTCGGCGCGACGCCGGCCTTTGCCAGCCTGGGGCTGGAATATGGCGCCGGCGTCTATGTCGACCAGGTCTATTACAGCCGGCCGGCGCAGACCGCGTTCGACCTCTACGACCTCCAGCGCGTGGAGGTGCTGCGCGGGCCGCAGGGCACCCTGTTCGGCAAGAACACCACCGCCGGCGCGATCAGCCTGACCACCGAGGCGCCATCCTTCACCCCCGGCTTCCGCGGCGAGATCAGCCTCGGCAATTACCGGACGCTGCAGGCGCGCGCCACCGGCACCGCGCCGATCACCGACAGCATCGCGGTGCGGCTGACGGTGACGAACACGCTGCGCGACAAGGGCTTCCAGACCATCCCCCGGCAGGGCGGCCGGCGCGTGCACGATCTTGCCAGCTTCGGCGCGCGCGGGCAGATCCTGTTCGACAACCACGACGCGTTCAGCCTGCGGCTGATCGGCGACTATTCCTCGCTGGAGCAGGATTGCTGCACCGGCGTGACCACCACGATCCGCACCACGCGGATCGACGGCACCGCCCTGCCCAACAATTTCCTGATCCGCACCGCCCGCGCCGGCTACGCGCCGCTGCCGATCGATCCCGATGCGCGGCAACTGGAGACCAACCGGCCGTTCAGCGTCGACATGGAGACCTATGGCGGCACCGCGATCGCCGACTATGATCTGGGCGCGGCGACGATCACCTCGGTCACCGGCTGGCGCAAGCTGGATTACAAGCCGGCGACCGATGGCGACGTGATCGGGCTCGACATCTTCGAGAATGCCGGCGTGCGCGAGACGCAGGAACAGTTCAGCCAGGAACTGCGCGTCGCCAGCAACGGCAAGCGCACGATCGATTATGTCGCCGGGCTCTATTATTTCTGGCAGCGCATCGATGATCGCTTCTTCACCATCTATGGCCGCGACGCCGCGCTCTGGATCCTGGGGCCGGCGACACCCGGAGGCACCGCGCCCTCGGTCGGCGGCCAGGCGGCGCTCAACGGGCTGTTCGCGGATGGCAGCGCCACCGCGCGGACGCGCAGCTATGCCGCGTTCGGCGAGGCGACGTGGAACATCGCCGATACGCTGAGCCTCACCGGCGGACTGCGCTATACGCACGAGAAAAAGGATGGCGCGTTCGGCCAGATCCAGCGCGGGCCGGCGCTGACGCCGGGCGAAGTGCTGCTGGGCGCGCAGGCGATCCGCAACGCCTTTGCCGCCAACATCCCGACCTTCCTCGCGGAGACCAGGGAGGACAATCTATCCGGCCGCGCCACCGCATCGTGGAAGCCGGTGGAGGGCGTGCTCGCCTATGTCACCTATGCGCGCGGCTTCAAGTCGGGCGGGCTCAACCTCAACGCCACCGCCGCGCCCAGCGTGATCGATCCGGAAAAGGTACAGAATTGGGAAGCCGGCCTGAAGACGCAGTTTCTCGATGATCGCGTGACGCTGAACCTCGCCGCCTTCACCCAGACGGTGCGCAACTATCAGAGCCAGCAGATCGACACGCGGATCGCGCAGACCGCCTATATCGCCAATGTCGGCACCGTGCGCTCGCGCGGGCTCGAGATGGATGTGCGGGTGCGGCCGGTGACGGGGCTCAGCCTGTTCGCCTCGGGCGCCTATACCGATGCCACCTATCGCAGCTTCACCAACGCCCCCTGCCCGGTCGAATATCTCGGGCTGGCGACGGTGTGCGACCTCAGCGGCCGGCGGCTGCCCGGCGTTTCAAAATGGGCGGCGAGCGTGGGCGGCGAATATCGCGCGGCACTCGGCAACGGGCATGAGATCGTGTTCGCGGCGGACCATGCCTATCGCTCGAGCTTCTACACCACCTACAATCTCGCGGCGGACTCGCTGGCAGGCAGCTATCACGTGACCAACGCCAGCATCGGCCTGCGCGCGGCGGACGGGCAATGGGGCGTGGCGCTGTTCGCGCGCAACCTGTTCGACACGACCTACGAAAGCATCATCAACCCGTCCGCGTTCAACACGGGGCAGTCGACGGCGATCCTGGGCGATCCGCGGACATGGGGCGTGACGTTGCGGACGGCGCTGTGA
- a CDS encoding arylsulfatase yields the protein MTSPNILLIVADDLGFSDLGCFGGEIATPHLDALAHAGTRFTDFHSAPACSPTRAMLMTGTDPHLAGIGTMLEVAQPGFAGAPGYEGHLNDRVVTVTELLRDAGYHTLLSGKWHLGETATSIPAARGFDRSFALLPAGASHFAGEGLDRFSIVTTAYQEDGRPVDRLPDDFYSSDYFTDRLIAYLAERPRDRPFFAYLPFSAPHWPLQAPDASIARYRGRYDDGPEALRAVRLARLREMGLCPPDAVPHPFVDGQDWATLTPAQRAWSARTMEVYAGMVDRMDWNVGRVVEALRTAGDLDDTLILFLSDNGAEGAMVEAMPIVGKMIAAQIDAHFDNSLDNLGGPTSCCWYGPRWAQAATAPSRLHKSFPTEGGIRVPFFASGPGVRAGAISHAFGTAMDVPMTLLERAGLGFPADYQGRPVERPRGRSMAAHLADGGAPIHPAGTETGWELFGRRAIRRDQWKAVWMRPPEGVGAWQFYDLADDPGETRDRAADQPAQLAALVAAWEDYVRQVGVVEGPVSLFEIDAG from the coding sequence ATGACCTCCCCCAACATCCTCCTCATCGTCGCCGACGATCTCGGCTTCTCCGACCTCGGCTGCTTCGGCGGCGAAATCGCCACCCCGCACCTCGACGCGCTCGCTCATGCCGGCACGCGCTTCACCGATTTCCATTCCGCCCCCGCCTGTTCGCCGACACGGGCGATGCTGATGACGGGGACCGATCCGCACCTCGCCGGCATCGGCACGATGCTGGAGGTGGCCCAACCCGGCTTCGCCGGCGCGCCGGGGTATGAAGGGCATCTTAACGACCGCGTCGTGACCGTCACCGAATTGCTGCGCGATGCCGGCTATCACACCTTGCTGTCGGGCAAATGGCACCTCGGCGAGACCGCGACGAGCATCCCCGCCGCGCGCGGCTTCGATCGGTCCTTCGCGTTGCTGCCCGCCGGTGCCAGTCATTTCGCCGGCGAGGGGCTCGACCGCTTCTCGATCGTCACCACGGCCTATCAGGAGGATGGCCGGCCGGTGGATCGCCTGCCGGACGATTTCTACTCCTCCGACTATTTCACCGACCGGCTGATCGCCTATCTCGCCGAGCGCCCCCGCGATCGGCCCTTCTTCGCCTATCTGCCGTTCAGCGCCCCGCACTGGCCGCTGCAGGCGCCCGACGCCAGCATCGCGCGCTATCGTGGCCGTTACGACGATGGGCCGGAGGCTTTGCGCGCGGTGCGGCTCGCCCGGCTGCGCGAGATGGGGTTGTGCCCGCCCGATGCGGTGCCGCATCCCTTCGTCGACGGGCAGGACTGGGCGACGCTGACGCCGGCGCAGCGCGCCTGGTCCGCGCGGACGATGGAGGTCTATGCCGGCATGGTCGACCGGATGGACTGGAATGTCGGCCGCGTCGTCGAGGCGCTTCGCACCGCCGGCGATCTCGACGACACGCTGATCCTGTTCCTCTCGGACAATGGCGCGGAGGGCGCGATGGTGGAGGCGATGCCGATCGTCGGCAAGATGATCGCCGCGCAGATCGACGCGCATTTCGACAACAGCCTCGACAATCTCGGCGGGCCGACGAGCTGCTGCTGGTACGGGCCGCGCTGGGCGCAGGCGGCCACCGCCCCGTCCCGCCTGCACAAATCCTTCCCGACCGAGGGCGGCATCCGCGTGCCCTTCTTCGCCAGCGGCCCCGGCGTGCGCGCAGGCGCGATCAGCCACGCCTTCGGCACCGCGATGGACGTGCCGATGACGCTGCTGGAGCGCGCCGGCCTTGGTTTTCCCGCCGATTATCAAGGCCGCCCGGTGGAGCGGCCGCGCGGCCGATCGATGGCCGCGCACCTCGCGGACGGCGGCGCCCCCATCCACCCCGCCGGCACCGAGACCGGATGGGAATTGTTCGGCCGCCGCGCGATCCGCCGCGATCAGTGGAAGGCCGTGTGGATGCGTCCGCCCGAAGGCGTCGGCGCGTGGCAGTTTTACGATCTTGCCGACGACCCCGGCGAAACCCGCGACCGCGCCGCCGACCAGCCCGCGCAGCTGGCGGCACTCGTCGCGGCCTGGGAGGATTATGTGCGGCAGGTGGGCGTGGTCGAGGGGCCGGTGAGCCTGTTCGAGATCGACGCGGGATGA
- a CDS encoding MFS transporter, whose protein sequence is MSVAGERLTRAHVGLIAMLALVVMFEGFDISATSVVLPYLAKDFGAAAPELGRALGIIALGSIAAWLLVRLGDRFGRRPILLLSATGFSLGSLATVLSESVAHYTAIQLVTRALLVTQIATAYLIVSESLPPAARGRANGLLGAFGSFGAALPFLVLAPALASPLGWRTLFVIGALPLLLTPLLLWKLAETPVWLAAQAEGRPRLSALGEVRRLVARDLRGRFVAMSLLWLIVNFATAVSSLFFTLYAVQERGWVPGDFARIAPIGLAGCFLGYLGTGWLLDLIGRRWTVSVMMAALGGLTQFCYTAGSWWAVAAGFLGLQAALGVWVAAYTLNSELFPTELRAAANGWCHNLIGRWGVVIAPVVLGGLTARLGAIGPAAAWLAFSAYLAIPLVWLALPETRARALDAG, encoded by the coding sequence ATGAGCGTTGCCGGCGAACGGCTGACCCGCGCGCATGTCGGGCTGATCGCGATGCTCGCGCTGGTGGTGATGTTCGAGGGGTTCGACATCAGCGCGACCAGCGTCGTGCTGCCCTATCTCGCGAAGGACTTCGGCGCCGCCGCGCCCGAGTTGGGCCGCGCGCTCGGGATCATCGCGCTGGGGTCGATCGCCGCGTGGCTGCTGGTGCGGCTGGGTGACCGCTTCGGCAGGCGACCGATCCTGCTGCTGTCCGCCACCGGCTTCTCGCTGGGATCGCTGGCGACGGTGCTGTCGGAATCGGTCGCGCACTATACCGCGATCCAGCTCGTCACCCGCGCGCTGCTGGTGACGCAGATCGCCACCGCCTATCTCATCGTCAGCGAGAGCCTGCCGCCCGCCGCGCGCGGCCGCGCCAACGGGCTGCTCGGCGCGTTCGGCAGCTTCGGGGCCGCATTGCCCTTCCTCGTGCTCGCGCCCGCGCTCGCCAGTCCGCTCGGCTGGCGGACCTTGTTCGTGATCGGCGCGCTGCCGCTGCTGCTGACGCCGCTGCTGCTGTGGAAGCTCGCCGAGACCCCGGTGTGGCTGGCCGCGCAGGCGGAGGGACGCCCCCGCCTTTCGGCGTTGGGCGAGGTGCGGCGGCTGGTGGCGCGCGACCTGCGCGGGCGGTTCGTCGCGATGAGCCTGTTGTGGCTGATCGTCAATTTCGCCACCGCGGTCTCCAGCCTGTTCTTCACGCTCTATGCGGTGCAGGAACGCGGCTGGGTTCCCGGCGATTTCGCGCGGATCGCGCCGATCGGGCTCGCCGGCTGCTTCCTGGGCTATCTCGGCACCGGCTGGCTGCTCGACCTGATCGGCCGGCGCTGGACGGTGAGCGTGATGATGGCCGCGCTCGGCGGCCTCACCCAGTTCTGCTACACCGCCGGGAGCTGGTGGGCGGTCGCCGCCGGCTTCCTCGGGCTGCAGGCGGCGCTGGGGGTGTGGGTGGCGGCCTACACGCTCAATTCCGAACTCTTCCCCACCGAATTGCGCGCCGCCGCCAATGGCTGGTGCCACAACCTGATCGGCCGCTGGGGCGTGGTGATCGCGCCGGTGGTGCTGGGCGGGCTCACCGCGAGGCTGGGCGCGATCGGCCCGGCGGCGGCGTGGCTGGCGTTCAGCGCCTATCTCGCGATCCCGCTGGTGTGGCTCGCCCTGCCCGAAACGCGGGCGCGCGCGCTCGATGCGGGCTAG
- a CDS encoding DUF2721 domain-containing protein yields MARAAVMLDPVIEHRHPCAMLSGPAVTDIAHTIQLAVAPVFLLAGIGGILNVLAGRLQRVVDRSRFLATLHGESTGAEHERHVWELRLIDRRIKVVSASIALSVASAIAVCLLVALLFVASLAQLRAAVPVAILFVLAMMLLTAGLVSFAYEVRLAIINVRVPRELLEKDT; encoded by the coding sequence ATGGCGCGCGCCGCCGTGATGCTTGACCCTGTCATCGAGCATCGTCACCCTTGTGCGATGCTCAGCGGACCCGCCGTAACCGACATCGCCCACACCATCCAGCTCGCGGTCGCGCCCGTGTTTCTGCTGGCCGGCATCGGCGGCATCCTCAACGTGTTGGCCGGGCGGCTGCAGCGCGTCGTCGATCGCTCGCGCTTTCTCGCGACGCTGCACGGGGAATCGACCGGTGCAGAGCATGAGCGCCATGTGTGGGAATTGCGGCTGATCGACCGCCGCATCAAGGTGGTCAGCGCATCGATCGCGCTCAGCGTCGCCAGCGCGATCGCGGTCTGCCTGCTGGTCGCGCTGCTTTTCGTCGCCTCGCTCGCGCAGCTCCGCGCCGCCGTGCCGGTGGCGATCTTGTTCGTGCTGGCGATGATGCTGCTGACCGCGGGGCTGGTATCCTTCGCCTATGAGGTGCGGCTGGCGATCATCAACGTGCGCGTGCCGCGCGAACTGCTCGAGAAGGACACGTAA